A genome region from Bufo gargarizans isolate SCDJY-AF-19 chromosome 2, ASM1485885v1, whole genome shotgun sequence includes the following:
- the LOC122929194 gene encoding olfactory receptor 11L1-like — protein sequence MCCFEVRQWQLIRDFQVLKPFEEATKSVSRNKLSEQIWKVFSMNMEYHNFTKVTEILLLGFQNLQSFTLCFFFLLLAIFCVTICGNLLIILVVSYSRSLHSPMYFFLTQLSLTDILLSTTIVPNTLYILLNKVSSVLFIECLTQFYVFSASEALECLLLTVMSYDRYQAICNPLHYPMVMDLTFCVRAILFCWLVILATVLMIYLTVNCLDFCGPNIIDHFFCDLEPLLELSCSDTFIMKLETLFLVIFLAICPVIVIIVSYVYIIFTILKIPSVTGRQKTFSTCSAHLSVVALYYGSLITIYVFPRKQNAKTFLSLFYTVVTPFLNPMIYSLSNTDIKQAFKKMLTNFFAIFHDNRTIGLSALLFKERHLPRLFKSNN from the exons ATGTGCTGTttcgaggtcaggcagtggcagctcatccgagACTTTCAGGTGCTGAAGCCCTTCGAAGAGGCCACAAAATCTGTCAGCAGgaacaagttg TCTGAACAAATTTGGAAAGTCTTCTCCATGAATATGGAATATCACAATTTTACTAAAGTGACTGAGATTTTGCTCTTGGGATTTCAGAATTTACAAAGTTTTACTCTTTGCTTCTTTTTCCTTCTTCTGGCAATCTTCTGTGTGACGATATGTGGAAACCTCCTCATCATTCTGGTGGTGTCCTACAGCAGATCTCTCCACTCTCCCATGTACTTTTTCCTCACGCAACTCTCCCTCACAGATATTCTTCTCTCCACCACCATTGTACCCAACACGCTCTACATTCTCTTGAATAAAGTAAGTTCTGTGCTTTTTATTGAATGCTTGACtcaattttatgttttttcagCCTCCGAGGCATTAGAATGTCTTCTCCTGACCGTGATGTCCTATGACCGGTATCAGGCCATCTGTAACCCTCTACATTACCCCATGGTCATGGACCTCACATTTTGTGTAAGAGCCATTTTATTCTGTTGGTTGGTAATTTTAGCTACAGTGTTGATGATTTATTTGACAGTGAATTGTTTGGATTTTTGTGGACCAAATATCATTGACCATTTCTTCTGTGACTTGGAACCTTTACTGGAGCTTTCCTGCTCAGATACTTTTATAATGAAATTGGAGACTTTGTTTCTGGTTATTTTCCTTGCGATTTGTCCTGTTATAGTTATAATAGTTTCCTATGTGTACATTATCTTCACCATACTGAAGATCCCCTCTGTGACCGGGAGGCAGAAGACCTTCTCCACCTGTAGTGCCCATCTCAGTGTGGTGGCTCTATATTATGGATCCCTTATTACCATTTATGTGTTTCCACGCAAGCAAAATGCAAAGACATTTCTGTCCCTGTTCTACACTGTAGTAACTCCGTTCCTTAACCCTATGATTTACAGTCTGAGTAATACCGATATTAAGCaggcttttaaaaaaatgttgactAACTTTTTTGCAATATTTCATGACAATCGGACTATTGGCCTTTCTGCCTTACTTTTTAAAGAGAGACACCTCCCTCGCCTTTTTAAATCCAATAATTAG